From the genome of Lentimonas sp. CC4, one region includes:
- a CDS encoding metallophosphoesterase, with translation MLFAKERPKNFILKGEGGWSYLHITNGVDPGEADADFHTTWYKPLEGSYNGPSFNHNYTSPFQYGDVGGFEVEWRTTLEQPPEDDRYTSYFYKVFESDAEYSEFDLSVLVDDGAFVYLNGVLIARDGTSGEDTYYKLADTAGSENSYDKLEIIGNPVILAGQNVLAVSVHQVNADNDDIGLDVALASVVEEEEPDTNVYTTFTTDGESGWYMLSPIQSGDGYDPKDSDPDFDTTWHNQSIGSYSGVAYNGPSFSSGHASPFAYGGLVFDTDTNTTIPEPSSETRYSAYFIKEIDGGANGYDSIDLIMKANDAAYIYINGEHVTTVGKLPEDASEDEWGLQAQSQGTLKSFTYKILKEDGILKPGPNLLAVSLHNEKTRSDDLGFSLTLVESPYRVPEVTRGPYLQSPSHQQMIVQWRTTDPGTSKVRYGSSPTNLNKSVTINGSNYDHIVTITGLQPETKYYYKVESDTREGVLSKGGEEAYSFTTYPAPGTRKKTRLWVLGDSGTDNYEKHAVYEAYQKRYGNEQTDGILMLGDNAYSYGTDEEFQVAVFDSYTDILHDTPLWSCFGNHDNITQNGEPYFTIHSFPKNGECGGIASGSENYYSFDVGNIHVVALDSQNYHGAEPGDGGMIDWLELDLQATDKDWIIAMFHHGAYTKGSHDSDSEERHYNMRKYATPLLERYGVDLVLAGHSHNYERSMFINGHHGDMSDDRSPSEDFNNSHKVNDGNGSDLGSINADGNYIEDGGDGIYTKPLATGEAGTVYTIVGASGKIADWDNGSDAMVNPEPHPVHIVNLRLQGGLVIEVEDNTLKAQYLDYYNQVRDDYTILKGSMFEVTSTDSEFHEYGTDNKATFTVTRTGLTDVAEEVAIQLDGSASLGADYNSNQTATLSFPENVTQNTFQVTSKTDDLSEGTELVTVTLQPNKVQVDDGSGMRNTYLISESDSATASLYDKPSQDWLYRNPPSQQGSPDEVWTADTDNDGLTSLEEFAFGGGQDTNDQSIVPYITMDSESMKINYQVDTTASDVDVVVQQSPDLENWYETGVEYSQSVVVGSNGLELRQGATSVDEDEEKKFLRLKIDIVDGTSTNYSPTFSQPLLVIEDAEASKGYSGSIVSYADDANNDALIFTKISGPDWFVVSSDGSYSGTPTSADVGQHSVVIEVSDQRGGTDTITLEITVAPVVVSPSDSDVVAYWDGDQGGAATTPAWQDSSLVSATLGTKGVSSHNWSGKGSTDASFGTIDAPAAPDNAKAWQVKNGEQQTFSVENTSENDLQLNSIHFDYANIFSDLTIVLSYDSGDLTDADGTILSTTAMGASLGDTSDWNDADVALAPLLSDTVLAPGETAVFKLVFTGSGSSASGLDNLAVTASPVVDLGNVVAYWDGAQDDPATTPAWQDSSLVSATLGAKGVSSHDWSGKGSADASFGTIDTPAAPNNTMAWQVKNGQQQTFSVQNTSSSDLQLNSIHFDYANIFSDLTIVLSYDSGDLTDADGTILSTTAMGEDQLGALSDWNDADVALAPLLSDTVLAPGETAVFKLVFTGSGSSASGLDNLAVTASPL, from the coding sequence GTGCTTTTTGCAAAAGAACGCCCGAAAAACTTTATACTTAAAGGTGAAGGTGGTTGGTCTTACCTCCACATTACAAATGGTGTTGACCCTGGAGAGGCAGACGCGGATTTCCATACAACTTGGTATAAGCCCCTAGAAGGCTCATACAATGGTCCTTCGTTTAATCATAACTACACTTCCCCCTTTCAGTATGGAGACGTAGGTGGGTTTGAAGTGGAATGGAGAACTACCTTAGAGCAGCCTCCTGAAGACGATAGATATACTTCTTATTTCTATAAAGTATTTGAATCAGACGCGGAGTATTCAGAATTCGATTTATCTGTGCTGGTTGACGATGGAGCGTTTGTCTACCTGAATGGTGTTCTGATTGCCAGAGACGGCACCAGTGGTGAGGACACATATTATAAACTCGCAGATACAGCTGGTAGCGAAAACAGTTATGATAAGCTCGAAATTATCGGAAATCCTGTGATTTTAGCTGGCCAAAACGTCCTTGCCGTATCGGTGCACCAAGTAAATGCCGACAATGATGACATCGGATTAGATGTGGCTCTCGCGAGCGTAGTGGAAGAAGAAGAACCTGACACGAATGTCTATACTACATTTACAACAGATGGGGAGTCTGGGTGGTATATGTTAAGCCCGATTCAAAGTGGAGATGGATACGACCCTAAGGACAGTGATCCAGACTTTGATACAACGTGGCATAACCAAAGTATTGGTTCATACTCAGGCGTTGCTTATAATGGACCTAGCTTCTCCTCAGGCCATGCTAGCCCCTTTGCATATGGTGGTCTGGTATTCGATACAGATACTAATACAACCATTCCTGAACCTAGTTCAGAGACAAGGTATTCTGCGTATTTCATTAAAGAAATCGATGGTGGAGCTAATGGGTATGATAGTATTGACCTAATAATGAAGGCTAATGATGCCGCATACATTTACATCAACGGAGAACATGTAACAACGGTGGGGAAACTCCCTGAAGATGCTTCTGAAGACGAGTGGGGGCTGCAAGCGCAGTCTCAAGGAACGCTCAAGAGCTTCACTTATAAAATTTTAAAAGAAGATGGCATACTGAAACCTGGCCCCAATCTCCTAGCGGTTTCCCTACACAACGAAAAGACTAGATCTGATGACTTAGGCTTTAGTCTCACCTTAGTAGAAAGTCCATATAGAGTTCCAGAGGTCACGAGAGGCCCCTATTTACAATCTCCATCACATCAACAAATGATAGTGCAGTGGCGCACAACAGATCCTGGCACCAGCAAAGTGCGCTATGGTTCATCCCCCACTAATCTAAATAAATCCGTCACTATCAATGGCTCAAACTACGATCACATTGTAACAATCACAGGCCTGCAACCTGAGACGAAGTATTATTATAAAGTAGAGAGTGATACTCGTGAGGGAGTGCTGTCTAAAGGAGGTGAAGAGGCTTACTCCTTCACAACATATCCGGCTCCAGGGACTAGGAAGAAGACCCGCTTATGGGTTTTAGGAGACTCTGGAACAGATAATTATGAAAAGCACGCTGTCTATGAAGCCTACCAAAAGCGCTATGGGAATGAGCAAACTGATGGGATTCTTATGTTAGGCGATAATGCGTATAGTTACGGGACGGATGAAGAGTTCCAAGTAGCAGTGTTTGATAGCTACACTGATATCCTTCACGATACGCCTTTATGGTCTTGTTTTGGTAACCATGATAACATTACACAAAATGGTGAACCATATTTCACGATTCACTCCTTTCCAAAGAATGGTGAATGTGGCGGAATTGCATCTGGCTCAGAAAATTACTATTCTTTTGATGTAGGAAATATTCATGTCGTTGCTTTGGACTCACAGAACTACCACGGAGCTGAGCCTGGAGATGGTGGGATGATTGACTGGCTAGAGCTAGACCTCCAAGCCACCGACAAGGATTGGATTATAGCGATGTTTCACCATGGAGCTTACACCAAGGGTTCTCATGATTCCGATTCGGAAGAACGGCACTACAATATGAGAAAATACGCGACTCCTCTCTTAGAACGCTATGGAGTAGACTTGGTTCTCGCTGGCCATAGTCACAACTATGAGCGCTCTATGTTTATTAACGGGCATCACGGTGATATGAGCGATGACAGATCACCCAGTGAGGATTTTAACAATTCACACAAGGTCAACGATGGCAATGGCAGTGATTTAGGTTCTATCAATGCAGATGGAAATTACATTGAAGATGGGGGAGACGGAATCTACACAAAGCCTTTAGCTACTGGTGAGGCTGGCACTGTATACACCATCGTTGGGGCATCAGGGAAAATTGCTGATTGGGATAATGGCTCGGACGCGATGGTTAATCCTGAACCTCACCCTGTCCATATAGTGAACCTTAGACTTCAGGGAGGCTTAGTCATCGAGGTCGAAGATAATACCTTAAAAGCTCAATACTTAGATTATTATAATCAAGTCCGTGATGATTACACGATTCTCAAAGGAAGCATGTTTGAAGTTACAAGCACAGATTCAGAATTTCATGAATATGGCACAGATAACAAAGCGACATTCACTGTCACCAGAACGGGGTTAACCGACGTTGCTGAAGAAGTCGCCATTCAACTGGATGGGTCTGCATCTTTGGGCGCGGATTATAACTCGAACCAGACAGCTACACTATCATTCCCAGAAAACGTTACGCAAAACACATTTCAAGTGACATCTAAAACAGATGACCTTTCAGAGGGCACAGAATTGGTTACAGTTACCCTTCAGCCGAACAAGGTTCAGGTAGATGATGGTTCTGGGATGAGAAATACGTATCTCATTAGTGAGAGTGACTCCGCTACTGCCAGCCTATACGACAAGCCATCTCAAGATTGGTTGTATCGAAACCCTCCTAGTCAGCAAGGCTCTCCTGACGAGGTTTGGACGGCTGACACGGACAATGACGGTCTCACAAGTCTCGAAGAATTTGCGTTTGGAGGAGGTCAAGATACGAATGATCAAAGCATTGTGCCCTATATAACAATGGATTCAGAGAGCATGAAAATCAATTACCAGGTTGATACCACTGCAAGTGATGTAGACGTGGTCGTTCAGCAATCTCCTGACTTGGAAAATTGGTATGAGACTGGGGTCGAGTATTCACAATCTGTCGTGGTGGGCTCTAATGGGCTCGAGTTACGACAAGGTGCGACAAGTGTAGACGAAGACGAAGAAAAAAAATTCTTACGACTCAAAATTGATATAGTAGATGGAACGTCCACCAACTATTCTCCAACATTTTCTCAGCCACTCCTGGTAATTGAAGATGCGGAGGCGTCCAAAGGCTATTCAGGTTCGATCGTCAGCTATGCCGACGACGCGAATAACGATGCCTTGATTTTCACGAAGATTTCTGGCCCAGACTGGTTCGTCGTATCGTCGGATGGCTCCTATTCAGGGACACCGACATCGGCTGATGTTGGTCAGCACAGCGTCGTCATTGAAGTGAGCGACCAACGTGGGGGCACCGACACCATCACATTGGAGATTACGGTCGCTCCTGTGGTTGTGAGTCCTTCGGATAGTGACGTGGTCGCTTATTGGGACGGTGACCAAGGAGGAGCCGCAACAACGCCCGCTTGGCAGGACAGCAGTCTAGTCAGCGCAACACTCGGCACCAAGGGAGTCTCCTCACATAACTGGTCAGGCAAAGGATCGACCGATGCAAGCTTTGGAACCATCGACGCCCCCGCCGCTCCGGATAATGCGAAGGCATGGCAAGTCAAGAACGGCGAGCAACAGACCTTCTCGGTGGAGAATACTTCGGAGAACGATCTACAACTGAACTCCATCCATTTCGACTATGCCAATATCTTTAGCGATCTGACCATCGTGCTGAGCTACGATAGTGGCGATCTTACCGATGCTGACGGCACAATCCTGTCGACGACTGCGATGGGCGCCTCGTTGGGAGACACTAGCGATTGGAATGACGCCGACGTTGCCCTCGCACCACTACTGAGTGACACGGTTCTAGCACCTGGAGAGACTGCCGTCTTCAAGCTTGTTTTCACTGGCAGTGGCAGCAGTGCATCAGGCCTAGACAACTTGGCAGTGACTGCATCGCCAGTCGTCGACCTTGGAAATGTGGTCGCTTATTGGGACGGTGCCCAAGATGACCCCGCAACAACGCCCGCTTGGCAGGACAGCAGTCTAGTCAGCGCAACACTAGGCGCCAAGGGAGTCTCCTCGCATGACTGGTCAGGCAAAGGATCGGCCGATGCAAGCTTTGGAACCATCGACACCCCCGCCGCGCCGAATAATACGATGGCATGGCAAGTCAAGAACGGCCAGCAACAGACCTTCTCGGTGCAGAATACGTCGAGCAGTGATCTACAACTGAACTCCATCCACTTCGACTATGCCAATATCTTTAGCGATCTGACCATCGTGCTGAGCTACGATAGTGGCGACCTCACAGATGCCGACGGCACAATCCTGTCGACGACTGCGATGGGCGAAGACCAATTGGGAGCACTCAGCGATTGGAATGACGCCGACGTTGCCCTCGCACCACTACTGAGTGACACGGTTCTAGCACCTGGAGAAACAGCCGTCTTCAAGCTTGTTTTTACTGGCAGTGGCAGCAGTGCATCAGGCCTAGACAACTTGGCAGTGACTGCATCGCCGCTGTAG
- a CDS encoding discoidin domain-containing protein, giving the protein MIKGIKRFSITRSHKLFCTLTLTTLLSLPCHAIGLASASSSNGTKTPDKALNGLTGWGNQWLSAAIPTASSTEYWQVDLGSSQSIDQIEFGTVHSRLLFYTVETSDNGTTWTTVADRTLAGVLCGSTDMLSESLNTTAQFIRITFDRSETLGGAADRADIEEFALTAGTVAEENLPAVSADLKFPMYFGGEFEGLASLAGELEPLSKSEITAILEGIRDNFDCTIARVCIVTEQSPNEVTFNDFSCYWKDGRKTNWIRNELVRLGFKLHASPLGTPGPRYPVWLTPGTLYQDNWADWIGSYVTKAWPKHVSPFNESGGGDDFMINVTNALRNNYSSNRNYVGPDINTLMGTYNKISKNSTVEAVFDTYGAHDKKNTITYAAEWQAFQDLSPKEVWATESGKGPTTGAIDSIQQAADGNADVITLYKTFPAFIDGTGELTDLGEMALDAMGY; this is encoded by the coding sequence ATGATAAAAGGCATAAAACGCTTTTCAATCACGAGGAGCCATAAACTCTTCTGCACCCTAACCCTCACTACCCTACTCAGCTTACCGTGCCATGCCATTGGCCTCGCCTCTGCGAGTAGTTCGAACGGCACTAAAACCCCAGACAAAGCACTGAACGGCCTCACAGGCTGGGGCAACCAATGGCTTTCGGCCGCGATCCCCACCGCAAGCTCGACGGAGTATTGGCAAGTCGATTTAGGAAGTAGCCAGAGCATTGACCAAATTGAATTTGGAACCGTCCATTCGAGGTTACTTTTCTATACCGTCGAAACATCCGATAACGGCACCACATGGACGACGGTCGCGGACCGCACGCTTGCAGGCGTATTGTGCGGATCGACAGATATGTTATCCGAATCGCTTAATACAACGGCTCAATTCATCCGCATCACTTTCGATAGATCTGAGACCTTAGGCGGGGCGGCTGACCGAGCAGATATCGAAGAATTTGCGCTCACAGCAGGAACGGTTGCTGAAGAAAACCTGCCTGCAGTCTCTGCCGATCTAAAGTTCCCGATGTATTTTGGAGGTGAGTTCGAAGGCCTGGCTTCCTTGGCAGGCGAACTGGAACCCCTGTCGAAGTCTGAAATCACCGCCATCCTCGAAGGTATTCGAGACAACTTTGACTGCACGATCGCGCGCGTCTGCATCGTGACCGAACAGTCACCCAACGAAGTCACCTTCAACGATTTTTCCTGCTACTGGAAAGACGGAAGAAAAACAAACTGGATTCGGAACGAGCTGGTGCGCCTCGGCTTCAAATTACATGCAAGCCCACTAGGAACTCCTGGGCCAAGATATCCGGTTTGGTTAACTCCTGGCACCCTATATCAAGACAACTGGGCCGATTGGATCGGCAGCTATGTGACGAAGGCTTGGCCAAAACACGTTAGCCCATTTAACGAGAGCGGCGGAGGAGATGACTTTATGATTAATGTCACAAACGCATTAAGGAATAACTACTCTTCAAATCGTAATTATGTTGGGCCAGACATTAACACGCTGATGGGCACCTACAACAAGATCAGCAAGAACTCTACAGTGGAAGCGGTCTTCGATACCTACGGTGCTCATGACAAGAAGAACACGATCACTTATGCAGCAGAGTGGCAGGCATTTCAGGATCTATCTCCCAAAGAAGTTTGGGCGACTGAGTCCGGCAAAGGCCCAACGACAGGAGCGATCGACTCCATCCAACAAGCGGCCGACGGAAACGCCGATGTCATCACGCTCTATAAGACCTTCCCCGCTTTTATTGATGGCACAGGAGAGCTCACAGATCTCGGCGAAATGGCTTTAGACGCGATGGGATACTAA
- a CDS encoding arylsulfatase yields the protein MRNYQQFFALAALSLTTSVLGAATQQPNVVIIYGDDVGYGDVGVYGSKLIPTPHIDQLAAEGLRFTDGHCAAATCTPSRFSLLTGIHGFRNGVRILSPKAPLSIPTDILTLPKLFQQAGYATGVVGKWHLGLGTEGVDIDWNGEVKPGPLEIGFDHSFLLPITNDRVPCVYLEGHHVVNLDPADPLYVGTSKKAVERPGSTTYPDGVTNRAAMTYYPNTRGHNNSVINGISRIGYMAGGKAALWDDETMTDEFVKQAEIFIADHKDEPFFLYFSSQAIHVPRAPNPRFQGVTSLGYRGDSMVEFDWATGAILQILEDNGLTENTIVIFSSDNGPVYDDGYKDGTTVHTSRKEVDRGHDGSGIWRGGKYRIFEGGTRVPFIIRWPARIEPGVSSALVNQIDLLASFAELLELQLPDDEARDSRNILPALLGDDPVGLEYTIKEAFGLSLRQGDWKYLEPQKKDWGAKKDGAELYDLKTDPSEQNNIIAAHPERAAAMAQKLAELKKSGGVRN from the coding sequence ATGAGAAACTATCAACAATTCTTCGCACTCGCAGCGCTGTCATTGACGACCAGTGTTTTAGGGGCAGCGACGCAACAGCCAAACGTAGTCATCATTTACGGCGACGACGTGGGCTATGGCGACGTGGGAGTCTATGGTTCCAAACTGATTCCGACGCCGCACATTGACCAGTTGGCTGCGGAAGGATTGCGATTTACTGACGGGCACTGTGCGGCGGCGACCTGCACGCCCTCGCGCTTTTCTTTACTCACCGGTATTCACGGGTTCCGCAATGGCGTGCGTATCCTTTCACCCAAAGCACCTCTGTCGATACCCACCGATATTCTGACTCTGCCGAAACTTTTTCAGCAGGCGGGCTACGCGACTGGCGTGGTGGGCAAGTGGCACCTTGGATTGGGCACCGAAGGTGTAGACATTGACTGGAACGGCGAGGTCAAGCCAGGGCCGCTGGAAATCGGCTTCGATCATTCGTTCCTATTGCCCATCACTAACGACCGCGTTCCGTGTGTCTATCTGGAAGGTCACCATGTCGTGAATCTCGATCCGGCAGATCCGCTCTATGTCGGCACCTCTAAGAAGGCGGTGGAACGTCCAGGCAGCACTACGTATCCGGATGGTGTGACAAATCGCGCCGCGATGACTTACTACCCCAACACGCGTGGCCATAACAACTCTGTCATCAACGGCATTAGTCGCATCGGCTATATGGCGGGAGGAAAGGCAGCGCTGTGGGATGACGAAACGATGACGGACGAATTTGTGAAGCAGGCGGAAATCTTTATCGCCGATCACAAGGACGAGCCATTCTTTCTCTATTTCTCCTCGCAAGCGATCCATGTGCCTCGTGCCCCGAATCCACGCTTTCAAGGTGTGACTAGCCTGGGCTACCGTGGTGACTCCATGGTGGAGTTTGACTGGGCGACCGGCGCGATTCTTCAGATACTGGAAGACAACGGTCTCACTGAAAACACGATCGTAATTTTCTCCAGCGACAATGGTCCCGTTTATGACGATGGGTATAAGGATGGCACCACCGTGCACACCTCGCGCAAAGAGGTCGACCGAGGTCATGATGGTTCAGGTATTTGGCGTGGCGGTAAATATCGTATCTTTGAAGGTGGCACCCGCGTTCCGTTTATCATTCGCTGGCCTGCACGCATTGAGCCCGGGGTTTCTTCGGCACTGGTCAACCAGATTGACTTACTCGCATCCTTTGCCGAACTACTGGAGTTGCAGCTGCCTGATGACGAGGCGCGTGACAGCCGGAATATTCTGCCGGCCTTGCTTGGTGACGATCCGGTCGGACTTGAATATACGATTAAAGAGGCGTTTGGTTTGTCCTTGCGCCAAGGCGATTGGAAATACCTTGAGCCCCAGAAAAAAGATTGGGGAGCGAAAAAGGATGGGGCTGAGCTATACGATCTAAAAACCGATCCGTCCGAACAGAATAATATCATCGCCGCTCACCCAGAAAGAGCGGCAGCAATGGCTCAAAAGCTGGCTGAATTGAAAAAGTCCGGTGGCGTCAGAAACTAA